A single region of the Streptomyces sp. ITFR-16 genome encodes:
- a CDS encoding holo-ACP synthase: MIIGVGIDVAEIERFDAALKRTPQMAARLFLEQELLLPGGERRGIASLAARFAAKEALAKALGAPGGLLWTDAEVYVEESGQPRLRVSGTVAARAAALGVRQWHVSLSHDAGVASAVVIAEG; this comes from the coding sequence GTGATCATCGGGGTCGGGATCGATGTGGCGGAGATCGAACGGTTCGACGCGGCGCTGAAGCGGACACCGCAGATGGCCGCGCGCCTGTTCCTGGAGCAGGAGCTGCTGCTGCCCGGCGGCGAGCGGCGCGGCATCGCCTCGCTGGCGGCCAGGTTCGCCGCCAAGGAGGCCCTGGCCAAGGCGCTCGGCGCGCCCGGCGGGCTGCTGTGGACGGACGCCGAGGTGTACGTCGAGGAGTCCGGGCAGCCCCGGCTGCGGGTGAGCGGCACGGTCGCCGCACGCGCCGCAGCCCTGGGCGTCCGGCAGTGGCACGTCTCGCTCAGCCATGACGCGGGCGTCGCCTCGGCGGTCGTGATCGCCGAGGGCTGA
- the glmS gene encoding glutamine--fructose-6-phosphate transaminase (isomerizing) has translation MCGIVGYVGGQSAQDVVVAGLKRLEYRGYDSAGIAVLADGGLASAKKAGKLVNLEKALSERPLPAGGAGIGHTRWATHGGPTDVNAHPHLDNAGRVAVVHNGIIENFAALRAELGERGHDLVSETDTEAVAHLLAEAYSQSGDPAEAMRQVCRRLEGAFTLVAVFADAPDVVVGARRNSPLVVGVGEDEAFLASDVAAFIAHTRSAVELGQDQVVELRREGVVVTGFDGEPAEVRAYHVDWDASAAEKGGYASFMLKEIAEQPKAVTDTLLGRIDPEGTLHLDEVRISPGELREVDKVVIVACGTAFHAGMIAKYAIEHWTRLPCETELASEFRYRDPILDPHTLVVAISQSGETMDTLMALRHAREQGAKVLAICNTNGSTIPRESDAVLYTHAGPEVAVASTKAFLTQLVACYLVALYLGQIRGTKWGDEIRTVIRQLSEISGSVGRVLETMEPVRELARSLAGHDTVLFLGRHVGYPVALEGALKLKELAYMHAEGFAAGELKHGPIALIEDGMPVVVVVPSPAGRSVLHGKIVSNIQEIRARGALTVVIAEEGDEEVVPYADHLIRIPATPTLLQPLVATVPLQVFACELATARGNEVDQPRNLAKSVTVE, from the coding sequence ATGTGCGGGATCGTGGGTTACGTCGGTGGGCAGTCGGCGCAGGACGTCGTCGTCGCGGGCCTCAAGCGGCTGGAGTACCGGGGGTACGACTCCGCCGGCATCGCGGTCCTCGCCGACGGCGGGCTGGCCTCGGCCAAGAAGGCCGGGAAGCTCGTCAACCTGGAGAAGGCCCTGAGCGAGCGGCCGCTGCCCGCCGGCGGCGCCGGGATCGGGCACACCCGGTGGGCCACCCACGGCGGGCCCACCGACGTCAACGCCCACCCGCACCTCGACAACGCCGGCCGCGTCGCCGTCGTCCACAACGGGATCATCGAGAACTTCGCCGCCCTGCGCGCCGAACTCGGCGAGCGCGGCCACGACCTGGTCTCCGAGACCGACACCGAGGCCGTCGCCCACCTCCTCGCCGAGGCGTACTCGCAGAGCGGGGACCCGGCCGAGGCCATGCGGCAGGTGTGCCGGCGGCTCGAAGGGGCGTTCACGCTCGTCGCGGTGTTCGCCGACGCGCCCGACGTCGTGGTCGGCGCCCGGCGCAACTCGCCGCTCGTCGTCGGGGTGGGGGAGGACGAGGCCTTCCTCGCCTCCGACGTCGCCGCGTTCATCGCGCACACCCGGTCCGCGGTCGAGCTCGGCCAGGACCAGGTGGTGGAGCTGCGGCGGGAGGGCGTCGTGGTCACCGGGTTCGACGGGGAGCCCGCCGAGGTGCGCGCGTACCACGTGGACTGGGACGCGTCCGCCGCGGAAAAGGGCGGCTACGCCTCGTTCATGCTCAAGGAGATCGCCGAGCAGCCCAAGGCCGTCACCGACACCCTCCTCGGCCGGATCGACCCGGAGGGCACGCTCCACCTCGACGAGGTGCGGATCTCGCCGGGGGAGCTGCGCGAGGTCGACAAGGTGGTCATCGTCGCCTGCGGGACCGCGTTCCACGCCGGGATGATCGCCAAGTACGCCATCGAGCACTGGACCCGGCTGCCCTGCGAGACCGAACTCGCCAGCGAGTTCCGCTACCGGGACCCGATCCTGGACCCGCACACCCTCGTCGTCGCCATCTCGCAGTCCGGCGAGACGATGGACACCCTGATGGCGCTGCGGCACGCCCGCGAGCAGGGCGCGAAGGTCCTCGCCATCTGCAACACCAACGGCTCGACGATCCCGCGCGAGTCCGACGCGGTGCTCTACACGCACGCCGGGCCCGAGGTCGCCGTCGCCTCCACCAAGGCATTCCTGACCCAGCTCGTGGCCTGCTACCTCGTCGCGCTCTACCTCGGCCAGATCCGGGGGACCAAGTGGGGCGACGAGATCCGTACCGTCATCCGCCAGCTCTCCGAGATCTCCGGCTCGGTCGGCCGGGTCCTGGAGACCATGGAGCCGGTACGGGAGCTGGCCCGGTCGCTCGCCGGGCACGACACCGTGCTCTTCCTCGGCCGGCACGTCGGCTACCCGGTCGCGCTGGAAGGCGCGTTGAAGCTCAAGGAACTCGCGTACATGCACGCCGAGGGGTTCGCCGCAGGCGAGCTCAAGCACGGGCCGATCGCGCTGATCGAGGACGGGATGCCGGTCGTCGTGGTGGTGCCGTCCCCGGCCGGGCGCTCGGTGCTGCACGGCAAGATCGTGTCGAACATCCAGGAGATCCGGGCCCGCGGCGCCCTCACCGTCGTCATCGCAGAGGAGGGCGACGAGGAGGTCGTCCCGTACGCCGACCACCTCATCCGGATCCCCGCAACGCCTACGCTGCTTCAGCCGCTGGTCGCCACCGTGCCGTTGCAGGTCTTCGCCTGCGAACTGGCGACGGCCCGGGGCAACGAGGTGGACCAGCCGCGCAACCTGGCGAAGTCCGTCACCGTGGAGTGA
- a CDS encoding MFS transporter, whose protein sequence is MRKWGPLTAVCLGTFMLLLDVTIVIVALPDMARALDASLSDLQWVIDGYALALAALLLGIGAAADRLGRRRVHIAGVVLFAVASLACGLASSPTALVAARGVQGVGAAAMFATTLPLLASVYRGKDRSVALGLWGAVSGGAAAIGPVVGGLLTEGPGWRWIFFVNLPVSVAAVWLTARTVPESHGARDRRIDWAGTVTFALFAGAATYAVVRAGSLGWTSGRTLATLGVAVLALLAFVLVERRVAHPLLDLSLFRTSAFTGVMAGALAYNMAAFAVLPYTSIWLQTVLGLSPVQGGLAVLPLAATAFVVAAVGGRLLHGAQPRLTIGVGLALIGLGTLGQAVLGAGSSWPALLPGLIVAGVGTGLVSPALAGAALAAVPPERAGMAGGAVNTFRQLGYAFGVAVCGTVLTSRMGETLGEGQSHALAGGGAPGLRAAGVPEHALRAAFASGLNTAAVVAGAVGVVAGVAVLVLVRGGERKAPAVAESGAGVEAVRVG, encoded by the coding sequence ATGCGTAAGTGGGGGCCGCTCACAGCGGTCTGTCTGGGGACGTTCATGCTGCTGCTCGACGTCACGATCGTCATCGTGGCGCTGCCGGACATGGCACGGGCGCTGGACGCGTCGCTCTCCGATCTGCAATGGGTCATCGACGGATACGCGCTCGCGCTCGCCGCGCTGCTCCTCGGCATCGGGGCGGCGGCCGACCGGCTCGGGCGGCGCCGGGTGCACATCGCGGGTGTCGTGCTGTTCGCCGTCGCCTCGCTGGCCTGCGGCCTCGCCTCGTCGCCGACGGCGCTGGTGGCCGCGCGCGGGGTCCAGGGGGTCGGCGCGGCCGCGATGTTCGCGACCACACTGCCGCTGCTCGCCTCGGTGTACCGGGGCAAGGACCGGTCCGTCGCGCTCGGGCTGTGGGGCGCGGTGAGCGGGGGCGCCGCCGCGATCGGTCCGGTGGTCGGCGGGCTGCTGACCGAGGGGCCCGGCTGGCGCTGGATCTTCTTCGTGAACCTGCCGGTCAGCGTCGCCGCCGTCTGGCTGACCGCCCGGACCGTGCCGGAGTCGCACGGGGCGCGGGACCGGCGCATCGACTGGGCGGGGACCGTCACGTTCGCGCTGTTCGCGGGCGCGGCGACGTACGCCGTCGTCCGGGCGGGAAGCCTGGGATGGACGTCGGGGCGCACGCTCGCCACACTCGGCGTCGCCGTGCTCGCCCTGCTGGCCTTCGTGCTCGTGGAGCGGCGCGTCGCGCACCCGCTGCTGGACCTGTCGCTCTTCCGCACCTCCGCGTTCACCGGCGTGATGGCCGGGGCGCTCGCGTACAACATGGCGGCCTTCGCCGTGCTGCCGTACACCTCGATCTGGCTGCAGACCGTGCTCGGCCTCAGCCCGGTGCAGGGCGGGCTCGCGGTGCTGCCGCTGGCCGCGACGGCGTTCGTCGTGGCCGCCGTCGGCGGGCGGCTGCTGCACGGGGCGCAGCCGAGGCTGACCATCGGTGTCGGCCTCGCGCTGATCGGCCTCGGCACGCTCGGCCAGGCCGTACTGGGCGCGGGCTCCTCGTGGCCCGCGCTGCTGCCGGGGCTGATCGTCGCCGGCGTCGGTACGGGGCTGGTCTCGCCGGCCCTCGCGGGCGCGGCCCTTGCCGCCGTACCGCCGGAGCGCGCGGGTATGGCGGGCGGCGCGGTCAACACCTTCCGCCAGCTCGGATACGCCTTCGGGGTGGCCGTGTGCGGGACGGTGCTGACCTCCCGGATGGGGGAGACGCTCGGCGAGGGCCAATCCCACGCTCTCGCGGGCGGGGGCGCGCCGGGGCTGCGGGCGGCCGGGGTGCCGGAGCACGCGCTGCGGGCCGCCTTCGCGTCGGGGCTGAACACGGCGGCCGTGGTGGCCGGTGCGGTGGGGGTCGTCGCGGGGGTCGCGGTGCTGGTGCTCGTGCGGGGCGGCGAGCGGAAGGCCCCGGCGGTGGCGGAGAGCGGTGCGGGGGTGGAGGCCGTGCGGGTGGGATGA
- a CDS encoding Lrp/AsnC family transcriptional regulator: MAVESNAPSDALDLRILHALELDARASFSRIAGVLGVSDQTVARRFRRLRTEGGLRIVGVRCATAEDSLDHWLLRVRCAPEGALAIAQALAKRPDTSWIGLTSGGTEVTCTANVRGRGDADDLLLGKLPRTPHIVDIRAHQLLHRFYGGPSGWLHKSGALSPEEAAALTPPPPPEHPGPAVITAEDEPLVAALERDGRATYPELQKATGRSESAVKRRMAQLTASGALYVDVEFDSEHVGFRKATMLCITAAPRALQSVGEALATDREVAYATATTGPSNLMAVVITRDTAHLYRYLSERLGRLDGVEHVESMPFLRQVKQLTYRPFRG, encoded by the coding sequence ATGGCAGTGGAATCCAACGCACCGAGCGACGCCCTCGACCTGCGGATCCTGCACGCGCTGGAGCTGGACGCGCGGGCCTCCTTCAGCCGGATCGCCGGGGTGCTCGGTGTCTCGGACCAGACGGTGGCGCGCCGCTTCCGCCGGTTGCGGACCGAGGGCGGACTGCGGATCGTCGGGGTGCGCTGCGCGACCGCCGAGGACTCGCTCGACCACTGGCTGCTGCGGGTGCGGTGCGCGCCCGAGGGCGCGCTGGCCATCGCCCAGGCCCTGGCGAAACGCCCGGACACCTCCTGGATCGGCCTCACCTCGGGCGGTACGGAGGTGACGTGCACGGCCAATGTGCGCGGCCGGGGCGACGCCGACGACCTGCTCCTCGGCAAGCTCCCGCGCACCCCGCACATCGTCGACATCCGCGCGCACCAGCTTCTGCACCGCTTCTACGGCGGCCCCTCGGGCTGGCTCCACAAGAGCGGCGCGCTCTCCCCCGAGGAGGCCGCCGCCCTGACCCCGCCCCCGCCCCCGGAGCACCCGGGCCCGGCCGTCATCACCGCCGAGGACGAGCCCCTGGTCGCCGCGCTGGAACGGGACGGCCGGGCCACGTACCCGGAACTCCAGAAGGCGACGGGCCGCTCCGAATCAGCGGTCAAGCGCCGCATGGCCCAGCTGACGGCCTCGGGCGCGCTCTATGTGGACGTCGAGTTCGACTCCGAGCACGTCGGCTTCCGCAAGGCGACCATGCTCTGCATCACGGCCGCGCCCCGCGCCCTCCAGTCGGTGGGCGAAGCGCTCGCCACGGACCGCGAGGTCGCCTACGCGACGGCCACCACGGGCCCGTCCAACCTGATGGCCGTGGTGATCACCCGCGACACGGCCCACCTCTACCGCTACCTCAGCGAACGCCTGGGCCGGCTGGACGGGGTCGAACACGTGGAGTCGATGCCGTTCCTGCGTCAGGTGAAGCAGCTGACGTACCGGCCGTTCCGGGGGTAG
- a CDS encoding DUF397 domain-containing protein, with translation MSAKPSAGSSADLSWVKSSYSTNDGPQCVEVAAALTAVHVRDSKNIPGPELGFAPAAWADFVAYASTH, from the coding sequence ATGAGTGCCAAGCCCTCGGCCGGAAGCTCTGCGGACCTGAGCTGGGTCAAGAGCAGCTACAGCACGAACGACGGGCCTCAGTGCGTCGAGGTGGCCGCTGCCCTCACCGCCGTTCACGTCCGCGACTCCAAGAACATCCCCGGCCCCGAACTCGGCTTCGCCCCGGCGGCCTGGGCCGACTTCGTGGCGTACGCGTCGACGCACTGA
- a CDS encoding helix-turn-helix transcriptional regulator, with protein sequence MGVNGVVDEPGWDIEPEDDSGAVIAAVGRQIRLWREAAGLRPAELGELIGYSENLVYKVEAGTRIPKPEFLDKSDKALGAGGKISAMKQDVAEARYPKKIRDLTKLEADAVELGSYASGVIDGLLQTEAYARALYQERRPAYAEEQIDRLVAARMARQSIFERRPSPLLTFVQEEATLRRPTGGKNVLRGQLQHLLEMASLRHVEIQVMPTETEEHAGLGGSHEVLKLRDGTAVGHNEVQLTSRLISDPKEVQILEMRYGMIRAQALTPRLSRTFIEKLLGET encoded by the coding sequence ATCGAACCCGAGGACGATTCGGGTGCGGTGATCGCGGCGGTCGGCCGGCAGATCAGGCTCTGGCGCGAGGCGGCGGGGTTACGTCCGGCGGAACTCGGCGAGCTGATCGGCTACAGCGAGAACCTGGTCTACAAGGTGGAGGCCGGGACACGGATCCCCAAGCCGGAGTTCCTGGACAAGTCGGACAAGGCCCTCGGCGCGGGCGGCAAGATCTCCGCGATGAAGCAGGACGTGGCGGAGGCGCGGTACCCGAAGAAGATCCGGGATCTGACCAAGCTGGAGGCCGATGCCGTGGAGCTCGGGTCGTACGCCAGCGGCGTCATCGACGGCCTGCTCCAGACCGAGGCGTATGCGCGCGCCCTGTATCAGGAGCGGCGCCCCGCGTACGCGGAGGAGCAGATCGACCGGCTTGTCGCGGCGCGTATGGCCCGTCAGTCCATCTTCGAGCGCAGGCCTTCTCCCCTCCTGACCTTTGTGCAGGAGGAGGCGACGCTGAGGCGGCCGACGGGTGGGAAAAACGTGTTGCGTGGACAGCTCCAACACCTGCTAGAAATGGCCTCGTTGAGACACGTCGAGATCCAGGTGATGCCGACGGAAACCGAGGAGCACGCGGGTTTGGGTGGCTCGCACGAGGTGCTTAAGCTGAGAGACGGCACGGCTGTGGGGCACAACGAGGTCCAACTCACCAGTCGGCTGATCAGTGATCCCAAGGAAGTACAGATCCTTGAGATGCGGTACGGCATGATCAGGGCACAAGCGCTCACGCCTCGGCTGTCGCGGACCTTTATCGAAAAACTGCTGGGAGAGACATGA